GAGATGGACGCGCCGGACGCCCCGCGCCGCGGCCAGCTCGGCGGCGCGGCCGGAGAGGCGGAGCGACGGGGCGCCGTTAGCGGCCGAGACCACCTCCACCTCCGTCCACGCGCCGCCGATCCCCCACCCTGTGCCGAGCGCCTTGAAGAACGCCTCCTTGGCGGCGAAGCGCGCGGCGAACGACTCGGGCGGGTGCTTGGAGCAGAGGCAGCGTTCCCGCTCCGCCGCGGTGAAGAAGCGGGCGAAGGCGCGCTCGCCCCGGCGCTCCAGCACGCCCCACACCCGGTCGATGCGGACCAGGTCGACGCCGACGCTCAGGATCATGCCACGGCCTTGCGCGCGGGGGTGAGGGCCTGCGACCTTCT
This genomic window from Longimicrobium sp. contains:
- a CDS encoding holo-ACP synthase; this translates as MILSVGVDLVRIDRVWGVLERRGERAFARFFTAAERERCLCSKHPPESFAARFAAKEAFFKALGTGWGIGGAWTEVEVVSAANGAPSLRLSGRAAELAAARGVRRVHLSLTHTEDTAAAFVVLED